A portion of the Stigmatella aurantiaca DW4/3-1 genome contains these proteins:
- a CDS encoding YebC/PmpR family DNA-binding transcriptional regulator, which translates to MGAQWKHKGRTENAAAKGKIFTKLVKEIMVAAKGGPDPSTNARLRMAVDAAKKASMPRDTLERAIKKGSGQLDEQVNYEVVTYEGFAPHQVPVIVECLTENKNRTATNIRVLFRKGQLASSGAVSWDFNRLGVIEASPPAADTDAETAAIEAGAQDVEKGEEGGARFLTAPTDLDAVGRALTGQGWTVSASNLAWIAKNPVQLEGEARGEVESFLEAIDEDDDVQNIFVGLR; encoded by the coding sequence ATGGGCGCACAGTGGAAGCACAAGGGGCGTACCGAGAACGCCGCCGCCAAGGGGAAGATCTTCACCAAGCTGGTGAAGGAAATCATGGTCGCCGCCAAGGGCGGGCCGGATCCCAGCACCAATGCGCGGCTGCGCATGGCCGTGGACGCGGCGAAGAAGGCCTCGATGCCGCGCGACACCCTGGAGCGCGCGATCAAGAAGGGCTCGGGCCAGCTCGATGAGCAGGTCAACTACGAGGTGGTCACCTACGAGGGCTTCGCGCCCCACCAGGTGCCCGTCATCGTCGAGTGCCTGACCGAGAACAAGAACCGCACCGCCACCAACATCCGGGTGCTGTTCCGCAAGGGGCAGCTCGCCTCCAGTGGCGCGGTGTCCTGGGACTTCAACCGCCTGGGCGTCATCGAGGCCTCGCCGCCCGCGGCGGACACTGACGCCGAGACCGCCGCCATCGAAGCCGGGGCGCAGGATGTGGAAAAGGGGGAGGAGGGCGGGGCGCGGTTCCTCACCGCGCCGACCGACCTGGACGCCGTGGGCCGCGCCCTCACCGGCCAGGGCTGGACGGTGAGCGCCTCGAACCTGGCCTGGATCGCCAAGAACCCGGTTCAGCTCGAAGGGGAGGCGCGCGGCGAGGTGGAGTCCTTCCTGGAGGCGATCGACGAAGATGACGACGTGCAGAACATCTTCGTCGGCCTGCGATGA